From Micromonospora rifamycinica, a single genomic window includes:
- a CDS encoding NAD-dependent protein deacetylase, which produces MTETIDALAALVAAGGVVVLSGAGLSTESGIPDYRGPTGVARRHTPMTYQTFTRSAVARRRYWARSHLGWRTIARAVPNDGHRAVARLQAAGLVDGVITQNVDGLHTAAGSRGVVELHGRLDAVVCLDCGDRTARGELDRRLAAANPGFAAPVGAVRPDGDVDLDDDGVAGFRPVDCGSCGGMLKPDVVFFGETVPADRVSRCFGMVEQARSLLVVGSSLTVLSGRRFVVRAARRGIPVVIANQGVTRGDGYAALRVDAPLGRVLPALADRVAAVGPGPAVSAAGPVAC; this is translated from the coding sequence GTGACAGAGACGATCGACGCGTTGGCCGCCCTGGTTGCCGCCGGTGGGGTGGTGGTGCTCAGCGGGGCGGGGTTGTCCACCGAGTCGGGTATTCCCGACTACCGGGGGCCGACCGGGGTGGCCCGTCGGCACACTCCGATGACGTACCAGACGTTCACCCGTTCGGCGGTGGCCCGGCGGCGGTACTGGGCGCGGAGCCATCTGGGGTGGCGCACGATCGCGCGGGCCGTCCCGAACGACGGGCACCGGGCGGTGGCCCGGCTCCAGGCGGCCGGGCTGGTCGACGGGGTGATCACCCAGAACGTCGACGGTCTGCACACGGCGGCGGGTAGCCGGGGGGTGGTGGAGCTGCACGGCCGCCTCGACGCGGTGGTGTGCCTGGACTGCGGTGACCGTACCGCGCGGGGGGAGCTGGACCGGCGGCTGGCGGCGGCGAATCCGGGTTTCGCCGCGCCCGTGGGGGCGGTGCGGCCGGACGGTGACGTGGATCTCGACGACGACGGGGTGGCCGGGTTCCGTCCGGTCGACTGCGGGTCGTGCGGGGGGATGCTGAAGCCCGACGTGGTGTTCTTCGGGGAGACGGTGCCGGCGGACCGGGTGTCGCGGTGTTTCGGGATGGTCGAGCAGGCCCGGTCGTTGCTGGTGGTGGGGTCGTCGCTGACGGTGCTGTCGGGGCGGCGGTTCGTGGTGCGGGCGGCGCGGCGGGGCATTCCGGTGGTGATCGCCAACCAGGGTGTCACCCGGGGTGACGGTTATGCGGCGCTGCGGGTGGACGCCCCGTTGGGGCGGGTGCTGCCGGCCCTGGCGGACCGGGTCGCCGCCGTCGGGCCGGGGCCTGCGGTGTCGGCGGCGGGTCCGGTGGCGTGCTGA
- the gcvP gene encoding aminomethyl-transferring glycine dehydrogenase: MTVEQFADRHVGPGPDDERRMLEVVGYGSVDELMDAAIPEVIRWHGTLDLPAPASEREAIAELRSLAARNTVAVSMIGLGYHGTHTPAVIRRNVLENPAWYTAYTPYQPEISQGRLEALLNFQTMVTDLTGLATANASMLDEATAAAEAMTLARRASRSGSPVYVVDADTLPQTVAVLAGRAEPLGIEVRVLDLAVQELPAEFFGLHLQYPGASGAVRDHAPLVDAAHAVGALVTVAADLLALTLLRAPGRIGVDIAAGTTQRFGVPMGFGGPHAGYLAVRAGLERMLPGRLVGVSRDAAGQPAFRLALQTREQHIRREKATSNICTAQVLLAVMAGMYAVYHGPEGLRRIAGRTRGMAVRLAAGLRAGGVEVADVAFFDTVTAVVPGGAAAVVAAARERGVNLRLVDADRVGVSCDETTTVAHLEVVWAAFGVDPVVGDVAVELPAGLARDTAFLTHPVFRSHHSETAMLRYLRRLADFDYALDRGMIPLGSCTMKLNATTEMEPVSWPEFAHLHPFAPDEQTVGYRELVGQLEGWLAEVTGYDAVSVQPNAGSQGELAGLLAIRAYHRDRGDTHRDVCLIPSSAHGTNAASAVMAGMRVVVVGCDADGNVDLVDLDAKIDKHRDALAAIMVTYPSTHGVYETGIASLCAKVHDAGGQVYVDGANLNALVGFAKPGRFGADVSHLNLHKTFCIPHGGGGPGVGPVAVRAHLAAYLPGDPGGERVPGAPAIAAARYGSAGILPIPWAYLRMMGAAGLTRATGVAVLAANYVAVRLREHFPVLYAGNKGLVAHECILDLRPLSKATGVSVDDVAKRLIDYGFHAPTMSFPVAGTLMVEPTESEDLAELDRFCDAMIAIRAEIDTVASGGWPAGDNPLANAPHTAAMVSADEWPHPYPRSVGAYPGGVDRAGKYWPPVRRVDGAYGDRNLVCSCPAPEAFQD, encoded by the coding sequence ATGACCGTAGAGCAGTTCGCCGACCGGCACGTCGGTCCCGGCCCGGACGACGAGCGCCGTATGTTGGAGGTCGTCGGGTACGGCTCCGTGGACGAGCTGATGGACGCGGCGATCCCCGAGGTGATCCGCTGGCACGGCACCCTGGACCTGCCGGCGCCGGCCAGCGAGCGGGAGGCGATCGCCGAGCTGCGGAGCCTGGCCGCCCGTAACACGGTGGCGGTGTCGATGATCGGCCTGGGTTACCACGGCACCCACACCCCGGCGGTGATCCGCCGGAACGTGTTGGAGAATCCGGCCTGGTACACGGCCTACACCCCGTATCAGCCGGAGATCAGCCAGGGCCGGCTGGAGGCGTTGCTGAACTTCCAGACGATGGTCACCGACCTGACCGGGCTGGCCACGGCGAACGCGTCGATGCTCGACGAGGCGACCGCGGCGGCGGAGGCGATGACCCTGGCGCGGCGGGCGTCGCGCAGCGGCAGCCCGGTGTACGTGGTCGACGCGGACACGTTGCCGCAGACGGTGGCGGTGCTCGCGGGCCGGGCCGAGCCGCTCGGTATCGAGGTGCGGGTGCTCGACCTGGCGGTGCAGGAGCTGCCGGCGGAGTTCTTCGGACTGCACCTGCAGTATCCGGGGGCGTCCGGTGCGGTCCGGGACCATGCGCCGCTGGTGGACGCCGCGCACGCGGTCGGGGCGTTGGTGACGGTGGCGGCGGACCTGTTGGCGTTGACGCTGTTGCGGGCGCCGGGGCGGATCGGGGTGGACATCGCGGCGGGCACCACCCAGCGGTTCGGGGTGCCGATGGGCTTCGGTGGTCCGCACGCCGGGTACCTGGCGGTGCGGGCCGGTCTGGAGCGGATGCTGCCGGGCCGGCTGGTCGGGGTGTCGCGGGACGCGGCCGGTCAGCCGGCGTTCCGGTTGGCGTTGCAGACCCGGGAGCAGCACATCCGGCGGGAGAAGGCGACCAGCAACATCTGCACGGCGCAGGTGCTGCTGGCGGTGATGGCCGGCATGTACGCCGTCTATCACGGGCCGGAGGGGTTGCGGCGGATCGCCGGGCGTACCCGTGGGATGGCGGTGCGGCTCGCGGCCGGGCTGCGTGCCGGCGGCGTCGAGGTCGCGGACGTGGCGTTCTTCGACACCGTGACGGCGGTGGTGCCCGGTGGGGCGGCGGCGGTGGTGGCGGCGGCGCGGGAGCGGGGGGTGAACCTGCGGCTGGTGGACGCCGACCGGGTGGGGGTGTCGTGTGACGAGACGACGACGGTGGCGCACCTGGAGGTGGTGTGGGCGGCGTTCGGGGTCGACCCGGTCGTCGGGGACGTCGCGGTGGAGCTGCCGGCGGGGTTGGCGCGGGACACCGCTTTCCTGACCCATCCGGTGTTCCGCAGTCACCATTCGGAGACGGCGATGCTGCGGTACCTGCGCCGGTTGGCGGACTTCGACTACGCCCTGGACCGGGGGATGATCCCGTTGGGGTCGTGCACGATGAAGCTCAACGCGACCACCGAGATGGAGCCGGTGAGCTGGCCGGAGTTCGCGCATCTGCACCCGTTCGCCCCGGACGAGCAGACCGTCGGGTACCGGGAGCTGGTCGGGCAGCTGGAGGGTTGGCTGGCGGAGGTGACCGGGTACGACGCGGTCAGTGTGCAGCCCAACGCCGGGTCGCAGGGGGAGTTGGCGGGGTTGCTGGCGATCCGCGCCTACCACCGGGACCGGGGGGACACCCACCGGGACGTGTGTCTGATCCCGTCGTCGGCGCACGGCACGAACGCCGCGTCGGCGGTGATGGCCGGGATGCGGGTGGTGGTGGTCGGCTGTGACGCCGACGGCAACGTCGACCTGGTGGACCTCGACGCGAAGATCGACAAGCACCGGGACGCCCTCGCGGCGATCATGGTGACGTACCCGTCGACGCACGGGGTGTACGAGACGGGCATCGCCTCGTTGTGCGCGAAGGTCCACGACGCCGGTGGTCAGGTGTACGTCGACGGGGCGAACCTCAACGCGCTGGTCGGGTTCGCCAAGCCGGGCCGGTTCGGGGCGGACGTGTCGCACCTGAACCTGCACAAGACGTTCTGCATTCCGCACGGCGGTGGGGGGCCGGGGGTGGGTCCGGTGGCGGTGCGGGCGCACCTGGCGGCGTACCTGCCGGGTGACCCGGGTGGTGAGCGGGTGCCGGGTGCGCCGGCGATCGCGGCGGCCCGTTACGGGTCGGCGGGGATTCTGCCGATCCCGTGGGCGTACCTGCGGATGATGGGCGCGGCGGGGTTGACCCGGGCGACCGGGGTGGCGGTGCTGGCGGCGAACTACGTGGCGGTGCGGCTGCGGGAGCACTTCCCGGTGCTGTACGCCGGCAACAAGGGCCTGGTGGCGCACGAGTGCATCCTGGACCTGCGGCCGCTGTCGAAGGCGACCGGGGTGAGTGTCGACGACGTGGCCAAGCGGCTGATCGACTACGGGTTCCACGCGCCGACGATGTCGTTCCCGGTGGCGGGGACGCTGATGGTGGAGCCGACCGAGAGTGAGGACCTGGCCGAGCTGGACCGGTTCTGCGACGCGATGATCGCGATCCGGGCGGAGATCGACACGGTGGCCTCCGGTGGGTGGCCGGCGGGGGACAACCCGTTGGCCAATGCCCCGCACACGGCGGCGATGGTGTCGGCCGACGAGTGGCCGCACCCCTATCCGAGGTCGGTGGGGGCGTATCCGGGTGGGGTGGACCGGGCGGGGAAGTACTGGCCGCCGGTGCGGCGGGTCGACGGCGCGTACGGCGACCGGAACCTGGTCTGCTCGTGTCCGGCGCCGGAGGCGTTCCAGGACTGA
- a CDS encoding DUF5999 family protein, whose translation MCQHQITCPSAEATDRDAARVIACFPEQGWSLLCNGVIVFEDTGELLPDGSTIAPHRGPARHALVA comes from the coding sequence ATGTGCCAGCACCAGATCACCTGTCCCTCCGCCGAAGCGACCGACCGGGACGCCGCCCGGGTCATCGCCTGCTTCCCTGAGCAGGGCTGGAGCCTGCTCTGCAACGGTGTCATCGTCTTCGAGGACACCGGCGAGCTCCTTCCCGACGGCAGCACCATCGCCCCGCACCGCGGGCCCGCCCGGCACGCGCTCGTCGCCTGA
- a CDS encoding chorismate-binding protein: protein MSGNGPPGVETLPTVAVDVPGVPARCRSVLVERDRYEWRLTDGGDPAAQIAGFLTAHGLPVDDLTRPATHRPDGPCGAALFVSAAAGARIAGAPTGPPSPAPQLPDVAVVVYDHATARPAGPTRRAAGRLRLAPWRDSWTTGQHADAVRTVRAAIGRGDVYQVNVVGHAAAGYTGDPRPALARLAGLPGARYGGTLHGDGWAIGCASPETLVAVHAGRVVTRPIKGTRPATAAGRRDLLASAKERAEHIMIVDLERNDLARIARTGSVTVDELFAVRRWCDLWQAESTVSAALADGTGLTDLLRATCPGGSVTGAPKQAALTLIAAVEPVGRGAGMGAFGWVGPGHLDLGLTIRTAAADRDRLHLWAGGGITWDSDPAAEVAEAAAKAAPLRVLLAAG from the coding sequence ATGAGCGGCAATGGTCCACCTGGCGTGGAAACGCTCCCAACGGTGGCGGTGGACGTACCGGGAGTGCCGGCCCGCTGCCGCAGCGTGCTCGTCGAACGGGACCGCTACGAGTGGCGCCTCACCGACGGTGGTGATCCGGCCGCGCAGATCGCCGGCTTCCTCACCGCGCACGGTCTACCGGTCGACGACCTGACCCGCCCGGCCACCCACCGCCCCGACGGCCCCTGCGGGGCCGCCCTGTTCGTCTCCGCCGCCGCCGGCGCCCGTATCGCCGGCGCACCCACCGGCCCGCCCAGCCCGGCCCCCCAGCTGCCCGACGTGGCCGTCGTCGTCTACGACCACGCCACCGCCCGCCCCGCCGGTCCCACCCGCCGGGCCGCCGGCCGGCTACGGCTGGCCCCCTGGCGGGACAGCTGGACCACCGGGCAGCACGCCGACGCCGTCCGCACCGTCCGCGCCGCCATCGGCCGCGGCGACGTCTACCAGGTCAACGTGGTCGGTCACGCCGCCGCCGGATACACCGGCGACCCGCGTCCGGCCCTGGCCCGCCTCGCCGGCCTGCCCGGCGCCCGCTACGGCGGCACCCTGCACGGCGACGGCTGGGCGATCGGCTGCGCCTCACCGGAGACCCTGGTCGCGGTGCACGCCGGCCGGGTCGTCACCCGCCCGATCAAGGGCACCCGCCCGGCCACCGCCGCCGGCCGGCGCGACCTGCTCGCCTCGGCCAAGGAACGCGCCGAACACATCATGATCGTCGACCTGGAGCGCAACGACCTCGCCCGGATCGCCCGCACCGGCTCGGTGACCGTCGACGAGCTGTTCGCCGTCCGCCGCTGGTGCGACCTGTGGCAGGCCGAGTCGACGGTGTCCGCCGCGCTCGCCGACGGCACCGGCCTGACCGACCTGCTGCGCGCCACCTGCCCCGGCGGATCGGTCACCGGCGCCCCGAAACAGGCCGCGCTGACCCTGATCGCCGCCGTCGAACCCGTCGGCCGGGGCGCCGGCATGGGCGCGTTCGGCTGGGTCGGCCCCGGCCACCTCGACCTGGGCCTGACCATCCGTACCGCCGCCGCCGACCGCGACCGGCTGCACCTGTGGGCCGGCGGCGGCATCACCTGGGACAGCGACCCCGCCGCCGAGGTCGCCGAGGCCGCGGCCAAGGCCGCCCCGCTGCGCGTCCTGCTCGCCGCCGGCTGA
- a CDS encoding TetR/AcrR family transcriptional regulator produces the protein MHVEYSGTGDPARSLALLWRTRDRASRGGDLGVDRIVRAAIEVADADGLAALSMRRVAERLGVGTMSLYTHVPGKGELLDLMLDTVHGETPRPADVPGGWRGRLERIARDTWALYLRHPWLLQVATTRPPLGPQVTARYDYELRAVEGIGLTDLEMDAVVTLVDSYVHGAVRGAVEAARAARDTGLTDEQWWRAHAPYLEKVMDPARFPTAARVGAAAGEEYQAATDPARAFDFGLARVLDGIAALIAHRSADVTPPTAPR, from the coding sequence ATGCACGTCGAGTACAGCGGCACCGGCGACCCCGCCCGCAGCCTCGCCCTGCTCTGGCGCACCCGGGACCGGGCCAGCCGCGGCGGCGACCTCGGCGTCGACCGGATCGTCCGGGCCGCCATCGAGGTCGCCGACGCCGACGGCCTCGCCGCGCTGTCCATGCGCCGGGTCGCCGAACGCCTCGGCGTCGGCACCATGTCCCTCTACACCCACGTGCCCGGCAAGGGCGAACTGCTCGACCTGATGCTCGACACCGTGCACGGCGAGACCCCCCGCCCGGCCGACGTCCCCGGCGGCTGGCGCGGCCGGCTGGAACGCATCGCCCGCGACACCTGGGCGCTGTACCTGCGCCACCCGTGGCTGTTGCAGGTCGCCACCACCCGCCCTCCGCTCGGCCCGCAGGTCACCGCCCGCTACGACTACGAACTGCGCGCCGTCGAGGGCATCGGCCTGACCGACCTGGAGATGGACGCCGTGGTCACCCTCGTCGACTCCTACGTGCACGGCGCGGTACGCGGCGCGGTCGAAGCCGCCCGGGCCGCCCGGGACACCGGACTGACCGACGAACAGTGGTGGCGGGCGCACGCCCCGTACCTGGAGAAGGTGATGGACCCGGCCCGCTTCCCGACGGCCGCCCGGGTCGGCGCCGCCGCCGGCGAGGAGTACCAGGCCGCCACCGACCCGGCCCGCGCGTTCGACTTCGGGCTGGCCCGCGTGCTCGACGGCATCGCCGCCCTGATCGCCCACCGGAGCGCCGACGTGACGCCCCCGACGGCCCCCCGATAG
- the def gene encoding peptide deformylase has protein sequence MTVRPIRIIGDPVLRTACTPVTRFDAALQQLVDDLMDTLLGAPGRAGVAAPQIGVDAQVFVYDADGHRGHLINPTIELSDETQDDDEGCLSIPGLYFPTRRALHATVHGVDRHGDPLTISGSGFLARALQHETDHLAGRLYVDTLHGDVRRRALREIRAGRFDSPRRR, from the coding sequence ATGACCGTACGCCCGATCCGGATCATCGGTGATCCCGTCCTGCGCACCGCCTGCACCCCGGTGACCCGCTTCGACGCCGCGTTGCAGCAGCTCGTGGACGACCTGATGGACACCCTGCTCGGCGCACCCGGCCGGGCCGGTGTCGCCGCCCCGCAGATCGGCGTCGACGCCCAGGTGTTCGTCTACGACGCCGACGGCCACCGCGGGCACCTGATCAACCCCACCATCGAGCTGTCCGACGAGACCCAGGACGACGACGAGGGCTGCCTGTCCATCCCCGGGCTGTACTTCCCGACCCGCCGCGCCCTGCACGCCACCGTGCACGGCGTCGACCGGCACGGCGACCCGCTGACCATCTCCGGCAGCGGGTTTCTCGCCCGCGCGTTGCAGCACGAGACCGACCACCTCGCCGGCCGGCTCTACGTCGACACCCTGCACGGCGACGTGCGCCGCCGGGCCCTGCGGGAGATCCGCGCCGGCCGGTTCGACTCACCCCGCCGCCGCTGA
- a CDS encoding winged helix-turn-helix transcriptional regulator, which produces MTTCSPIDDGPRACPGGLSRAFAFLGKRWNGMILGTLAAGPAGFAELTRALPGISESVLSDRLGELARVDLVRRTVREGPPVGVSYQLTERGAALLPALDALARWADENLPAVRC; this is translated from the coding sequence ATGACGACGTGTTCCCCGATCGACGACGGGCCCCGCGCCTGCCCGGGGGGCCTGTCCCGCGCGTTCGCGTTCCTCGGCAAGCGGTGGAACGGGATGATCCTCGGCACCCTCGCCGCCGGCCCGGCCGGGTTCGCCGAGCTGACCCGGGCGCTGCCGGGGATCAGCGAGTCGGTGCTGTCGGACCGGCTCGGTGAGCTGGCCCGGGTCGACCTGGTCCGCCGCACGGTGCGCGAGGGTCCGCCGGTGGGGGTCAGCTACCAGCTCACCGAGCGGGGCGCCGCCCTGCTGCCGGCGTTGGACGCGCTGGCCCGGTGGGCCGACGAGAACCTTCCCGCCGTTCGCTGCTGA
- a CDS encoding malonic semialdehyde reductase, whose product MTDVLPDQLITLSPEAQAQLFTEARTANTFTDTPVGDDQLRAIFDLAKYPPTAMNVQPLRVLFVRPGAGRDRLLTHVAEGNRAKTAQAPVVAVLAADTDFHEHLDTLFPVRPGMREHFAADPTARDGMARFNAGLQVGYFLLAVRAAGLAAGPMGGFDAAGVDTEFFTGTGWKSLLLVNIGHPGPDAWHPRLPRLDYDTVVRHA is encoded by the coding sequence ATGACCGACGTCCTGCCCGACCAACTGATCACCCTCAGCCCCGAAGCCCAGGCCCAACTCTTCACCGAGGCGCGCACCGCCAACACCTTCACCGACACCCCCGTCGGCGACGACCAGCTCCGCGCCATCTTCGACCTCGCCAAGTACCCACCCACCGCCATGAACGTCCAACCCCTGCGGGTCCTGTTCGTCCGCCCCGGCGCCGGCCGCGACCGCCTCCTCACCCACGTCGCCGAGGGCAACCGGGCCAAGACCGCCCAGGCCCCCGTCGTCGCCGTCCTCGCCGCCGACACCGACTTCCACGAACACCTCGACACCCTCTTCCCCGTCCGCCCCGGCATGCGCGAACACTTCGCCGCCGACCCCACCGCCCGCGACGGCATGGCCCGCTTCAACGCCGGCCTCCAGGTCGGCTACTTCCTGCTCGCCGTCCGCGCCGCCGGCCTCGCCGCCGGCCCCATGGGCGGCTTCGACGCCGCCGGCGTCGACACCGAGTTCTTCACCGGCACCGGCTGGAAATCCCTGCTCCTGGTCAACATCGGCCACCCCGGCCCCGACGCCTGGCACCCCCGCCTGCCCCGCCTGGACTACGACACCGTCGTCCGGCACGCCTGA
- a CDS encoding sulfite exporter TauE/SafE family protein — MDPVSLIGLLVAAALAGGVDAVVGGGGLLLLPALLVAAPGVPVATALGTNKLAAIAGTSTAAVTFARRTRVDWVVAGPAAGVAVVCAGLGAGLAGAVPASAYRPVVLVVLLVVALFVVVRPRWGAVPVPGRRTPVRMVVAVVVCGVGIAVYDGLIGPGTGTFLVVAFTVLVGADFLGGSAMAKVVNAGTNLGALVVFAATGHVWWWLGLAMAVCNVAGAAVGARLALRRGAGFVRVVLLVVVAALVVRLGYDQWWAG; from the coding sequence GTGGATCCTGTGTCGTTGATCGGTCTGCTCGTTGCCGCGGCCCTGGCTGGTGGGGTCGACGCGGTGGTGGGTGGGGGTGGGTTGTTGTTGTTGCCGGCGTTGTTGGTGGCGGCGCCGGGGGTGCCGGTGGCGACGGCGTTGGGGACGAACAAGTTGGCGGCGATCGCGGGGACGTCGACGGCGGCGGTGACGTTCGCGCGGCGGACCCGGGTGGACTGGGTGGTGGCGGGTCCGGCGGCGGGGGTGGCGGTGGTGTGTGCGGGGTTGGGTGCGGGGTTGGCGGGTGCGGTGCCGGCGTCGGCGTACCGGCCGGTGGTGTTGGTGGTGTTGCTGGTGGTGGCGTTGTTCGTGGTGGTGCGGCCGCGGTGGGGGGCGGTGCCGGTGCCGGGGCGGCGGACTCCGGTGCGGATGGTGGTGGCGGTGGTGGTGTGTGGGGTGGGGATCGCGGTGTATGACGGGTTGATCGGTCCGGGGACGGGGACGTTTCTGGTGGTGGCGTTCACGGTGTTGGTGGGGGCGGATTTTCTGGGTGGTTCGGCGATGGCGAAGGTGGTCAACGCGGGGACGAATCTGGGGGCGTTGGTGGTGTTCGCGGCGACCGGGCACGTGTGGTGGTGGTTGGGGTTGGCGATGGCGGTGTGCAACGTGGCGGGGGCGGCGGTGGGGGCGCGGTTGGCGTTGCGGCGGGGTGCGGGGTTCGTGCGGGTGGTGTTGCTGGTGGTGGTGGCGGCGTTGGTGGTGAGGCTGGGGTACGACCAGTGGTGGGCCGGCTGA
- a CDS encoding endonuclease/exonuclease/phosphatase family protein has protein sequence MRLATFNLLHGRSLTDGLVDPDRLTAAVHALDADILALQEVDRDQSRSGHHDLTAIAARALDAPEHRFAAAVVGTPGEHFRPLRHDDDGHGEPCYGIGLISRHPVRTWQITRLTPAPVRSPLYLPGPGGGLVLLRDEPRVVLAAVLDTPHGPLTVAATHLSFVPGWNAHQLRRVVRALHALPAPRILLGDLNLPAGPARLLTGWHPLARRPTYPATAPRIQLDHILADPHGRHRLPPVTAVHTPRSTISDHRPLVVDLG, from the coding sequence GTGCGCCTGGCGACCTTCAACCTGCTGCACGGCCGCTCCCTGACCGACGGGCTCGTCGACCCCGACCGGCTCACCGCCGCCGTCCACGCCCTCGACGCCGACATCCTCGCCCTCCAGGAAGTCGACCGCGACCAGTCCCGCAGCGGCCACCACGACCTCACCGCCATCGCCGCCCGCGCCCTCGACGCCCCCGAACACCGCTTCGCCGCCGCCGTCGTCGGCACCCCCGGCGAACACTTCCGCCCCCTACGCCACGACGACGACGGCCACGGCGAACCCTGCTACGGCATCGGCCTGATCAGCCGCCACCCCGTCCGCACCTGGCAGATCACCCGCCTCACCCCCGCACCCGTCCGCTCACCCCTCTACCTCCCCGGCCCCGGCGGCGGACTGGTCCTCCTGCGCGACGAACCCCGCGTCGTCCTCGCCGCCGTCCTCGACACCCCCCACGGCCCCCTCACCGTCGCCGCCACCCACCTCTCCTTCGTCCCCGGCTGGAACGCCCACCAACTCCGCCGCGTCGTCCGCGCCCTGCACGCCCTACCCGCCCCCCGCATCCTCCTCGGCGACCTCAACCTCCCCGCCGGCCCCGCCCGCCTCCTCACCGGCTGGCACCCCCTCGCCCGCCGCCCCACCTACCCCGCCACCGCCCCCCGGATACAACTCGACCACATCCTCGCCGACCCCCACGGCCGGCACCGGCTACCCCCGGTCACCGCCGTCCACACCCCCCGCTCCACCATCTCCGACCACCGACCCCTCGTCGTCGACCTCGGCTGA
- a CDS encoding bifunctional 5,10-methylenetetrahydrofolate dehydrogenase/5,10-methenyltetrahydrofolate cyclohydrolase, with protein MSHVCSSSSSSPSSGGARLLPGGPVAERILAEVTAEVAALRAVGVVPTLATVLVGDDDASVGYIRIKSRQAAELGFASPHVRLPGSATQADLHRVLRDFNDDAGVHAVLVQHPVPGHLDYDRALAELDPDSDVDGMHPVNMGRLALGLPGPLPCTPAGIEALLAFHGVPVAGREVVVLGRGATLGRPLAMLLAQKRPTANAAVTVVHTGVADWPRYTRRAEILVAAAGVPGIVRPEHVRPGAVVVGGGVRYAGRRLLPDVDESCAAVAGAITPRVGGVGPTTVAMLFRNAVRAAQRAVGRG; from the coding sequence GTGAGCCATGTCTGTTCCTCTTCTTCCTCCTCCCCCTCGTCCGGTGGTGCCCGGTTGTTGCCGGGTGGGCCGGTGGCGGAGCGGATTCTCGCCGAGGTCACCGCGGAGGTGGCGGCGTTGCGCGCGGTCGGGGTGGTGCCGACGCTCGCGACGGTGCTGGTGGGTGACGACGACGCCAGCGTGGGGTACATCCGGATCAAGTCCCGGCAGGCGGCGGAGCTGGGTTTCGCGTCGCCGCACGTGCGGCTGCCCGGGTCGGCGACGCAGGCCGATCTGCACCGGGTGTTGCGGGATTTCAACGACGACGCCGGGGTGCACGCGGTGCTGGTGCAGCATCCGGTTCCGGGGCACCTGGACTACGACCGGGCGTTGGCGGAGTTGGATCCGGATTCCGACGTGGACGGAATGCATCCGGTGAACATGGGTCGGTTGGCGTTGGGGCTGCCGGGGCCGTTGCCGTGTACGCCGGCGGGGATCGAGGCGTTGCTGGCGTTCCACGGGGTGCCGGTGGCGGGTCGGGAGGTGGTGGTGCTCGGTCGGGGGGCGACGTTGGGTCGTCCGTTGGCGATGTTGTTGGCGCAGAAGCGGCCGACGGCGAACGCGGCGGTGACGGTGGTGCACACCGGGGTGGCGGACTGGCCCCGGTACACGCGGCGGGCGGAGATCCTGGTGGCGGCGGCGGGGGTGCCGGGGATCGTGCGGCCGGAGCATGTGCGGCCGGGTGCGGTGGTGGTCGGTGGTGGGGTGCGGTACGCGGGTCGCCGGTTGTTGCCGGACGTGGACGAGTCGTGTGCGGCGGTGGCGGGGGCGATCACCCCTCGGGTGGGTGGGGTGGGTCCGACGACGGTGGCGATGTTGTTCCGCAACGCGGTGCGGGCGGCGCAGCGGGCGGTGGGGCGGGGTTGA